DNA from Helicoverpa zea isolate HzStark_Cry1AcR chromosome 5, ilHelZeax1.1, whole genome shotgun sequence:
cttttctttacaagtcgtctaggtacacgaatacatttttattattagttaaaagtctcgtttctgcggatttttgtgtgttttgtgcctttttggatagccagatagatgtagatgttttttaagtattctgcacaaaaaaatgaagagtaacatttttgagaaaataactactaaaaaagtaattgctgttcgctataatttcctctgtgatttgtacagttttatggtttgttattatgaagtgattcatcttctatccaaaaacacacaaaaatccacaaaaacgagacttttgactaataatgaaaatttatacatgtacctagacgactgatcttgaaattcgattatcttgaaatgggttaacttttgcccagtgtatcccagggtcaaatttgtccgtattgacctatactatcagctcctgaaaggatgcggtctacttaccagtaaccctgtatatgtactacgtactagatagaacgttccgaacaaaaaccttaccacactgaaatgcactgcagactatgcattgcccaaaatggcaaatcagagcgattttgacatctgcgtcagatggatgtctatgaactATTCGAAAGTCAagttagggctgatttttcaatcatcagttaacttctatctgaagaataaatatggcggtttgacatattttcccatcgatatatatgtactacgtactagatagaacgttccgaacaaaaagcttaccacactgaactgcagtgcagactatgcagtgcccaaaatggcaaatcagagcgattttgacacctgcttcagatggatgtctatgaaacgacaattataaaatagaaaatacatatcaaggtataaacttacacatataaactaattcgagagtcaagttagtaaaattacacgctgttcatgcttttacaacgcttgtatatcatacttttcatttataattcaattttacaaatatgcattaatttgttcccgcccgccatcttaaattatggattaagaaaatcgtgcagaaacagatgtgccataaaactggcagtaggtaaaatatcaatgaaaacagacttcactttgtcatggtatgttcttactttcaagaaaaaataattaaattcgcgaaaatttgtgatagccctcttaagaaaaaaaaacatcgtaattaatattaaaaaccctaaaaataagttcctggttttaatatattacatgattttgcattcaattagatataaataaactttttgatatattacatgattttgaattcacttagatataaactttttgagtaatgaaaaatgtaggcaaaatacgagcgacacttctgcaattaacatcaatgaggatgactacatgtcacaatacgtcatcgagatgtcaacagacgacataagcgggtaaattatttgtatggatgttcttgtctatcgctagaatatatgtcaatgtattttccatacaaaagctgtcaaaacgtcaaacatattcctcagataaaagttatctggcgattgaaaaatcagcccttagtaaaattacacgctgttcatgctattacaacgcttgtatatcatacttttcatttataattcaattttacaaatatgcattaatttgtttcccgccatcttaaattatggattaagaaaatcgtgcagaaacagatgtgccataaaactggcagtaggtaaaatatcaatgaaaacagacttcactttgtcatggtatgttcttactttcaagaaaaaataattaaattcgcgaaaatttgtgataggtCTATGTGATAggatcttaagaaaaaaaacatcgtaattaatattaaaaaaccctaaaaataagttcctggttttaatatattacacgattttgcattcacttagatataaataaactttttgatatattacatgattttgaattcacttagatataaactttttgagtaatgaaaaatgtaagcaaaatacgagcgaaaatattatgtcacttttgcaattaacatcaatgaggatgactacatgtcacaatacgtcaacaagatgtcaacagacgacataagcgggtaaattatttgtatggatgttcttgtctatcgctagaatatgaAACAGATTAACTTTTGCCctgtgtatcccatggtcaaatttggcCGTTTTgaccactgacctctatatttaccactggacaggctgttgtcaacgtgcttttgtgcccgtttgataatcaccattttggcgctgttagacgtagcgagtgttcgtggtactaaaattattttacagtgaaccAATGAACAAACTGGAACAAACACGTCTCTCacagccatttgaaattatacgtcaaaattagttctgtggacactcgcttagacgagaccaaagagtaaagtaatatatagggaaaagagagcccactcacgtgttattcttgcaacccaatttgacaatgcgccatctttctctaaattggccccgaactacctacatagctatagctctttgattatatatatgtctagatgtagCGTCGAGTGCGCGCAAGCGTGGAAAAAAATGTCGATGTACTGTTCATCGACAGGAGCTTTCCCGTCAATCAGAACAGATCGTGCCGCTTAACTGTCAAAACGTATTACGCgcgctaactaaaatacaaataacagagaTAAAATGACGACATGTGCAATTAAAGTCTGCCGGAATTATAAAGGAAGGCCAAAAAGTGCCAATAACATCACCTAGCATCGGTAACtgacccagaaaataaatatttgttttttgtaattatgtttactaaatcacaccatattgtatcagtgttgccagttctgtttttcattttcccaacttcacgtgtttatgttatgtataaaggatatttttttaagcattgcgcaaaaaaataataggcataatttctatttttattgctcggatagacattttctgattctccaaaatattatctactattatttgattagtaaatTGTGGTCATCAACGTAAcatcattttttaatagaattccAAGTAATCCTATTGCTAGGAGTCAGTGGATAGACTGCATTAAAAAAAGCCGCGGAGATGCGATGTGGACACCAGCAAAAAATAGCGTAGTGTGTTCCGATCACTTCCGCAGCAAGGACATGAGTACTGTCGACAAGATAGGGCGCCGAAGACTTACAAAAGGAGCAGTGCCAAgcaaggttcaattttctataaagttatagttaaaccgaataacactatgtatacaaacttatttaattagtctattttttttttcattatttatgggagAATCGTAGAAGTtggtatcattatttacgtcaacgcgcagtgtaaaatgacacctacacgcacacatgcataacaattttgtctctgcttctttgttgggattgtatggtgacactccatctagacatatatataatcaaagctatagctataaaaatattataattatgcatcatattcaacattttctattagggtaagtagcaccatataactataacattggttatcgttatagttacatggtgctacttaccctaatagaaaatgtcatcgttaatatagtaaaaggtcgaaggaaaacaaataattattatatattactttttatttacgcgtgtatgcggaatgcaaaaaaccgccatattgatattattatgatcggttttgttaagttacttggaatactgacaccaggtctttttagatgaaatttgatatttgtgcttttttaaaccgtatttaatttattcgcctattatatctttttttaaagtgtctaatattttcctcatacttttctctaattaatattgcataaataattttatattaacaaacaaaatcgattatagtgtagtgccatctgttggtaatttaaggtatcttttagatagtaaatagtttccgggccaaataaaaggtggcgactcttcgtttacttagctgtcaaaatgtacggagtgtcctcccCCTGGACGAGACGTACGGAACAGCCGGTCCAGTGTGTAAACATAGAGGTCAGGGGttttgacctatactatcacctcatgaaaggatgcggtctactcaccagtaaccctgtatatcgATGGCGAAATATAAGCCTGccgtgaaaaataaataatgaagtttacTATCAAAATGACAATGACAACATTGACAACAAAAATTGACAATGACATATTTTTCTCATTGTAATGACTACACTACTAACAGAAAGAAATGCAGATCACTTTTGTAAATTTGcgattgtaattttaatattcatttattgaaTGCTGCAACTGCTGCAAGACACAAGGTACAATCATTTCTGATAAATGGAGATCAGGAAACCTCAAGTTACAAGTTCACGGAAAGACATTACTTATAAACCAAGTGCATGGAGTGTGCATCAGTTTGAAATATGGAGCGGTGAGCTGTTGTGCAAAGCTGTAGCGTTGCGCGTCGATGGAGCCCTGCTGCTCTGGGTCGGCAGCGGCGGCGCACCGGAGCTGAGCGAGGTGGCGCTGGGCATGCCGGgagcgggccgcgcggcgctgGCCACCACGCTGGTGGGCGCGGACGGCGCTGCGACGGCGCTGGCTCGCCGCCTGTCCGCCGCGCTCGCTCGACCTGTTTACGTGTGCAGCGGCCTTGTGTTCGACCGCTTTACGATGCCACTCGTCGAAAGTGGACTTATTACAGAAATTAAAAGCAGGCCAGAATGCTTTTAGACTTGTGACTACTCTAAATAAGAAAGAAGCCAGTGTGCCGGCTTATTGCGATATTAAAATTTGATTGTTACCCTAAAAGATAAGTGGAATAAAGTGCAAATGTGCCAAATGGATGTAATCTTGTTACATCAGAGAACACCTTGGGGGGAGGGGAAACTCAGTTTCTTGCATTTTGTGCAGATTTTGTATTTCATTGTTCTTTCCAGGTGACCATAAAAAGTGTACAAGATAATATCTATTACGCCACTTGCTGAAACTCAAATGCTCAATGTTTTTCCTCAAATATGTTGGAACAAGCTGTTCTGACAAAAGTATAACAATGTTCATGAagacatttttatatttgatatcagtctagtaataaaacaaaatacgtacATGAATTGACGAAGTTTGATTGAAGATGATTGACGAAGTTTGAGCATTTGTGAATGCTCAAACTTTGTCAAACATCTTTAATGTCAGATTGACAATGCAGAACAGCATAGTAGTGCAGGGTCGGTTCATATTTGACGGAAAATGTgtcgagcgtatcgtaaatgtatgattgacgtactaacgcatcatcggttaggtgtgaatgattgaatgttttatcgtatatttgtctgttttggcgttacgcgaccgaaaatacgcgacgtatgttccgtcagatatgaacctaccCTAACGGTCATTAAATTATCCTGAGTTGTGAACTGTTTGTTGGTTACATAGAGTAAAAAGTTTGGTAGGAGTTTTATAAAGGAGTCTTCTTGAAAATGAAGACAAACATGATGActgcattataatattgtgcTTATCATGCCAAGCTGGCAAGCTCCCATGGTCTATGTAAGTGTGCAGGGGACATAACTGTCAATAGGGTTGTTATAAAGAGTTGTTTTCAGTGCCTTCATACAACTGCTATGTGAATGAtgacaaaaatataatgaaattggCAAGTCAAATGTTTGCGGTTGGTTCGAGTGTGGGTAAACATAAACATCATGTCATTACAAGTTCCATAAAGTTTCGGAAGGCAAAATATattgctgtcatttgaacatctcaGCTGTCATTGTCCCGCCCACCCCTATGTTGGCCCCTGCTGCCTATGTTCTGCTCCCTGATAAGAACCATGGAACTATTACTTATGAGCCTGCAAGGCTCTAGTACCTATTCATGCTTCTCAGATATTTGGATGACAGTAACTTCTACATAGGTTCTAGTTAATTTGCTCTACAGTAAGTTTTTTTCataagtttttattctttttgtattCAAACAAGTATATTGGATTATTCATTTTGATGTGTAATTAATAATAGGTATCCCTATTTAAACCATGACACTTGTGACATTGCAAAATTAACATATACGTATGACGTCGGATGTCCGAAGTTACCTACTATACCAAAAAATCGAACTTTCGAAGTTCATGTAACTCACCtagtgagaaaaaaataaaacatatttggaACTAATTACTGCGTGCGACACCGTAGGCgtttatttttgacattattagcttagcagaatcgggccccagggacTTGATTctgttaagttaataatgtaacaattgaatcgcaatagccgttttaaccttagcgggcattctgctacaaatataagaccaatcttattgacatttcattggtttgccATTGATTTCTCATTTGGTCTCTCTATCTAAGGAGTAGTCTGCTCTTCGATCATaatgcaatcgtaaataattcaTCAtcgcagacaatatgattcattaattcattattgaatcacaaagAACGATGAAAACGTTTACCCATATTCCAATATACTTCGAACAAACGAGCAGTATAAAATCTTTAAGGTCTAACATCGGCTTCCCAAGGTGCGTGTTTTCGCGGACGCACGCCGACGGACGCCGACCAGCACGCACGACGCACCGTGGGAATGGCCTCGTGCGTGGTCGTTTGCAACGTCTGCAGCGGTGCGCCGGTATCCGTCGCGAGGCGGTAACTTCAAAGGTGCGGACAGGGATTTTATGTCATTCGTTAATTTTCTACCGTGATCCCACTGTCATGTGtgacaaaacacaaaataaataaaattagatataTCTAATTCAAATGTTAATGTAAGTGTATTATATAGACATATTAAGTCGTTAAACGACTTTTGCTGTATGCTGATATCCACCAGCGCCGtggtttctttttacttttactactTGTAGATCGCATAATTTGGTACTTGTTAATTAATATCACAGCCGCTGCTGCAGCGACGACACGTTCTCTTTCACTTtgcattttgaaatgaaataaaagatCTGCACAGACCGACACGCACCGTGGGAAGAGCCCTGTCCGTGTGCGTTGCCGTCCGTGCGCGTCGGCTGTGGTGCGTGAGGATCCGCAGAATCACGCACCGTGGGAACCAGGCttaactgccacactcagagtcgtttaatggttacttaagttgctccttagtatagatttaaaaaagctcactctcagagacaattaatgatccgttaccatcctttaatgacaattaaagttaagtacagcaaaacctttacttactgccacactcagaatggatacttaaattagtcctaatgagtccttaactaactatcattaaatctgttaatgaacgatacatcccagagacgaaatttaagggttcattagttaatgacagctttaagtatccgtagggcagagtatcgtcaaattgtctttgataatgcttatcgataaacgaaaggtgtagccgcaccttaaaatgtgaaattattaagtagcaaaaactgttatttaaatacatgaaaaccttgtatatcaacaatagaaataagaatttgttaatttcgggatcgttttaacgtaaaaacacctattttcgtgtaaatgatataaagtacatggaaacttttttctggtatcactgtcaatattgtactgtcagtgtcaaggttacgtttaaaattcttgttccgttaaCCGTCAGGAAGATTCGAATTTTGAGTTGGTGGTGTTCACATGTGGTTTTCTTCTCAACGCAAATTTTGAGctatatttgtgcttttttggTGTTTTCTGTGGTGCCTGCTTAGTTTTGAGTGTGTTTTATATGTAGATTTGTGTTTCATTATTCATCATTTCATCTGTAAGTAgtcttgtattttaattaattttgtgcgACGTCGGCGTAtgccaataaataaacatggCGGACAAACAGGGGCCGCCGGGACGCCCTCCCGACCCCTCATGTACTTCTGCAATTGAAACAGTAATGACCGTCCCATTGTCTAAATTTGAGGCAATGGAAGCGGAAACTTCAACTCATAAGAGAAAGCATCCTAGTCAGGACGAGGATGTTACTGATGTTAATAATGTTAATGCTACAAAACGCGACCGAGTCACCCCTCCATCATTGGTGTCACGTTCTAAATATACCAACTTAGATAGGGAGCCATATCTGGTATATGTTTCCTTCACGGATTCAGACTCCACTTCTGGATCCACCCTTCACCCCATAAGATTTGGTCAATTAAtgcaaaaattaaacattaagaATATTAAATTAGGCGGGATCAAGAGAATTGGCAGAAATAAGATCTCAGTGGAGTTTGAAAGCCATGAGGATGCTAATATCTTTATTGAAAGCCCAGCTATTAAGCTCAAAGGTTTTGTTTCTACTATTCCCACCTTCAACATCACAAGGATGGGGGTAGTGAAGGGTGTACCAACTGATTGGTCAGAATTAGAGGTCATCGACAATCTTAAGTCCCCCCATGCTAAAATGTTGAAGGTGAGACGCTTAAATAGGAGGGTTGTCAATGAAGGTAAGTCGGAGTGGGTCCCTACATCAAGCGTGGTCGTCACATTTGATGGTCAGGTCCTCCCGGATcgcgtcttttgtttttataattcgcTCCCTGTGGAGACATATAACTACCCCACTGTTCAATGTTATGCATGCTGCAAATACGGGCACACTAGACCCAATTGCAGGTCTAAGCCACGATGCTTCCGTTGTGGTGGGGATCACCTTGGGGATGGTTGCTCTGTTGAGGATCCCAAATGTTTATATTGCTCTGGCTCTCATCCCGCTAATAGCAGACACTGCCCAGAGTTTATCCGTCAGAAAAATATCAAAGCGTCCATGGCCAAAGACAACATTTCCTACTCTGAAGCTGCCAGAATTCATGCCCCTTCCTTCCGTTCCTTTGCAGATGTTACGGCTTCAACCCCTATCACTCAGACTATTCATCAGATTCTCACACAGGAACCTCGCTCCCCACGTCCCCCTCCCCCTAATTACATTTCTCACTCCCAACCCTCCACTTCATCATCctacaaaaaaactattttgaccCGCCCTAAACCTCACCCCTCGCTGCAGCCTGGCTATGACCGAAGGGCTCACCAGGATATTATTAATAGCTTCTCGTTCTCCCCTTCGCCTAATGGCTGTGCTCTTATGGATTCTTCTCCTTCTGAAAAAGATCATGTACAGACCATCCAATCTATTATACGTTTACTATCCTCTTTACTTGTTAACTTTCCTTTACCTGACCACGTTGCCACAAATTTAATCAGCTCCATTAAATCTCAGCACATTCCATCTTCTACAGTGGAATACCAGAAGTCTGatcccaaaaaaaaatgaaattgctcATTTAATTAATCAGTACAAACCGGCATTGTTTGCAATTTCTGAAACATGGCTAAAGCCACATCTCGTGTTTAATATGGCTGGGTATAGCGTGCTTCGGGATGACCGTCTTGACGGTTATGGCGGAGCGGCTATACTGGTTAATAATGTTCTCCCATTTTCCCCCTTATCCCTTCCCCCACACGGAGATGAGATTAATGCCGTAGGTGTTAATATTGTCGGTGTTAATGTTATTTCTGTCTATATACCCTCTCCTGATTCCTCTTGTTTCCAGTATATACGTTCTATTTGCTCTTTATTTTATCCTGTAATTTTTCTAGGTGATTTCAACTGCCACCACTCTCTGTGGGGATCTGACCATTGTGATAGTGCGGGTAATGAATTAGTGAATCTGCTGGATGACTTGGGGTTATGTGTTATCAATGATGGATCTTTCACGCGCCTTCCTAGACCTGGACAATCGCTAAGTTGTTTAGATCTAACACTGTGTTCGGCCCGTTTGGCCGCTGATATGGTATGGAAAAGGCTTAACCTAACACATGGTAGTGACCACTATCCTATATGTACTACTCTCACCACTAGGTGCCTTCCGCAAAAGGAAAGCCCCCCTCTTTTAAAGTACAGGCTGTCTGATGCTAGGTGGGACCTGTACTCTCAGATCCTTGAGGACGCAATCCATACCTTGCCCCAGGTGTCTTTTGACAACCTTGACGTCTGTATTTCGCAACTTTCTGGTGCCATTTCATCAGCCGCTGATGAGAGCATACCTCTTAAGAATTCGGCTTCTGGAAAAATATCATCCCCGCCCTGGTGGGACCGCGAATGCACCAGCATCACCAAACTCCGCAATGAAGCTGAACAGAGCTATGCTCTCAACATGGCTATTGAAAACCTGGTGGGATATAACCGGATTGTTGCGAGATCCAGACGCCTatttaagaaaaagaaatatgaaGGTTGGAAAAAATTCTGTTCTTCGCTTTCCCCCTCCACTCCTTCTTCCATGATTTGGCAAAACTTTAGAAGATTTAAACGTGGTTGTTCTGTTCAAAATTCTTCAACTATCCCCATTGACCTAGCAGattcttttctttacaagttaGCCCCTTCGTCTGTCCCTTTTGTAACAGAATGCCCTTCTGCTCCCAGTAGTGAGGTCATGTCGGTAGACCCGTTGGAAGCCCCCTTTTCCATTAATGAACTCAATGCCGTGCTCCAGCATGTCAAGGACACTGCACCTGGTATCGACGGCCATCCATATTCTTTTTATAAGAAGTTGGGTGCCTGCGGACGCCAATACTTGTTGGACATCATGAATACTTGCTTCACTCTGTCATATATCCCTGATAGCTGGAAAACACAGTTGATCATCCCCATATTGAAACCTGGGAAATCCCCGGATAGTCCAGATCACTTTCGTCCTATTGCCCTTTCTCCAGTCATAGGCAAAATTATGGAGCATCTTATTAAAAACCGATTGGAGTGGTTTGTGGAGAGCCGAGGTGTTTTATCTAAGTCGCAGTTTGGCTTCCGAAAGGGGGCAGGTACCATGGACAGTGTTAGCATCCTGACAACTGATACCCGGATAGCATTCAGTAGAGATGAATCGGTTTTAGCAGTCTTCCTAGACATAACAGCGGCATACGATAATGTCCTTCT
Protein-coding regions in this window:
- the LOC124630700 gene encoding uncharacterized protein LOC124630700, translating into MEIRKPQVTSSRKDITYKPSAWSVHQFEIWSGELLCKAVALRVDGALLLWVGSGGAPELSEVALGMPGAGRAALATTLVGADGAATALARRLSAALARPVYVCSGLVFDRFTMPLVESGLITEIKSRPECF